In Tsukamurella tyrosinosolvens, the genomic window GGGGGAGATTCCCGCCCGCCTGGTCGCCTCCGCGGGGCTCGAGCGGTATCCCGGCGAGCTGCGCCGGGCGCTGGCGCGGTCGAGGACCGTCGACGAGGCGGAACGCGCGGCCGAGCAGTCGTCGCGGGACGTGTGGCGCGCGGCCGTGCAGCGGGTGCAGAGCGGCGCGGACGGTTTCGCGGCCGACGACCGACCGCTCTACTGGGCCCGGCTCGCCATGATCCGCGCCGTGCGCGACTGGCGGCCGGGGTTCGCGGTGCCGGAGGCGCGGCGTTCCGGGATCGTGACCGCCATCGACGAGATCTCGCGCGGCCAACGGCGCGCACCGTCGGGCAGGACGGTGCTCGTCACCGGGTTCGACCCGTTCCGCCTGACCCGGGACATCCGGCAGGGCAACCCGTCCGGGGCGATCGCGCTGGCCCTCGACGGCACCCGGGTCGACACCCCGACCGGGCCCGTGACCGTGGTCGCGATGACCTTCCCGGTGCGCTGGCGGGACTTCGGTGCCGGGATGGTCGAGCGGGCGGTGACCCCGTTCCTGCGGCCCGGACCGTCGCGCGCGGTCGGCTTCACGACGGTGAGCCAGGGCCGGCCCGACAAGTTCGACCTGGAGGCGATCAACGGGGTGTGGCGCGGCGGCGCGGTGGACAACGAGGCCGCCTGCTTCCGGGGCGAGGCGCCGGTGGCCGGGGTCGCGCCGCAGTGGACCCGCAGCACGCTGCCGATGGGCGCCATCGGTGCGGCGGCCCGGGGCCGCTATCCCGTGGTCCGCAATCCCGAGATCGCCTACGCCACCGGGACGAACCCGCCGGTGTCGACGGCGTGCGGTCTGCCCCCGATGTCGGCCACCGCGACCACGGGGGAGCCGCCGGCCGGTGCGCTCGCGCGGCAGGGCGCGGGCGGGGACTACCTCTCCAACGAGATCGGCTACCGCGTCACGCTGGTGCGCGACCGGCTCGCCGCGCCCGTGCCCGGCGGTCATCTGCACACGCCCGTGCTCGACGGGCTGCCCGCGGACCGGAGCGTCGTGGACTCGGCGCAGTACCGGGCGAATCTGGCGGCGATCGTCGCCCAGGCGCGGTCCGTGGTGGCGGTGGTGGCGCGCGGCGAACGCGGCTGAGCGCGATCTCCGCGCGTTTCGCGCCCGAATCCGCCCCACGCGGCGGTAGAACCTGTTACAACTAGAACACGTTCTGCCGAGCTGAACGGGTTCGCAGGTCAGGAACAGGAGTGCGCATGAAGTTCAACCTCGCCGATGTCTTCGAGGCGGTCGTCGACGCGGTGCCGGAACGGATCCTACTGAGTTTCGAGGGGGATCAGACCTCGTACGCGGAGATGGACGGGCAGGCGAACCAAGTGGCGCACCTGTTCGCCGCGAACGGGATCGGCGCCTTCGACCACGTCGCACTGTTCCTCAAGAACAGCGTCGAGCACGTGCAGTCGCTGCTGGGGCTCATCAAGATCCGCGCGGTGCCGGTCAACGTCAACTACCGGTACACCGCACCCGAGCTCGAGTACATCTTCACCAACTCCGATGCGCGCGGCATCATCGTCGAGATGCCGGAGCATCAGCGCACGCTCGCGACGCTCGTCGACAAGCTCCCCGAGCTGCGGACCGTGTTCGTGATCGGCGAGACCGATCCGGCCCTCGCGGCCGCGGTCGACGGTGCCGACGGCGTCGCCCTGGTGCCGTTCGCCGACGCGGCGGCCCAGTCCACCGAGCGCGACTTCGAGGAGCGCACCGGCGAGGAGCACTACATCATCTACACCGGCGGCACCACGGGCTACCCGAAGGGCGTGGTGTGGCAGCACGACGACTTCTTCCGCAAGCCCTTGTCCGCCGGCGTGCCGTACGGCGGAGAGCCGCGCCAGAGCCTCGACGAGGTGGGGGAGGGCGCGAAGCAGTTCCCGCCGCTCGCCTTCCTCGTGGCCGCGCCGCTCATGCACGGCGCCGCCGCCTACTCGCTGTTCACGTTCTTCGTGCTCGGTTCCCGGATCATCCTCGAGCGGGACTTCAAGGCCGAGCAGATCGTGCGGAACATCAAGCGCGACCAGACGCAGACGATCCTCATCGTCGGCGACGCCATGGGCATCCCGCTTGTCGAGGAGATGGAGAAGCAGAAGGACACCGCGGACTTCTCGTCGCTGTTCTCGATCACGTCGGGCGGCGCCATCTGGTCCAAGCACGTGCGCGACCGGATGGCCGCGATCAAGCCCGAGCTGATCCTGCGGGACAACTTCGGCGCGTCCGAGTCGGGCAACGACGGTGTCATGACCCTCGACGAGAACGGCAACCTGCACGCGCCGCCCACCGACAAGATGATGGTGGTCGACGAGTCCTTCGAGCAGATCACCGAGACGGGCCAGGTCGGCTACATCGCCCGCGTCGGCAACGTCCCGCTCGGCTACTACAACGATCCGGAGAAGTCGGCGCGCACTTTCCCGACCCTGCCCGATGGCCGGCGGATCTCGGTGCTCGGCGACATGGGCTACCCCGCCGAGGACGGCGGCATCGTCTTCCTCGGCCGGGGGAGCCAGTGCATCAACACCGGCGGCGAGAAGGTCTACGCGGAAGAGGTCGAGGCCACCCTGCACGGGCACCCCGCGATCGCCGACGCGCTCGTGGTGCCGGTGCCGGACGCCCGTTACGGCCAGCGCGTCGCCGCGGTCATCTCCGTCGCAGCGGGCCAGGAGCGCCCGTCGATCGAGGACGTGCAGACCTTCGCCCGCAGCGAGCTCGCCGGCTACAAGGTGCCGCGCACCATCGTCTTCGTCGACCAGGTCAAGCGCACCCCGGCGGGCAAGGCCGACTACCGGTGGGCGAAGACCACGGCCGAGGACGCCGCCCAGGAGGCCTCGGAGGGGCAGCCCGCCTGACGGGCCGATCCTCGGTGCGATCGGCGAAGGGCCGGCCGAAACGCACCGTGGATCAGCCGGTGAACTCCCAGGGATTGACGACGGGCACGCCGGCGCGCTCGAAATCCTTGGTATTGCGGGTGATGACGGTGAGTCCGTTAAAGATCGCGGTGGCGGCGAGAAGTGTGTCGTTCTCAGGCGCCGGATCGGGTACGTGCAATTGCGCAGCGAAGCGCGCGACAGGACGATCGACGGGGATCGTCCGGTCCGCGAACACACCGAGCACCTCGTCGTCGAACCACCGCCGATAGGTGCGGCCGCCCGCGGGATCCCGCCGCTCGATTCGGAGCACACCCCGTTCTACTTCCAGCAACGTGATCACGCTGATGAAATAGCGATCCGAATCCTGATCGCCGGCCCAAGCGAGAACTCGAGGATCCGCGCGAGATGCCTTGCGCAGTTCGCTGAGCACGTTCGTGTCGAGTAGGAAACTCACGACAGATCGATCTCCCGTGGGGTCCAATCGATCGAAGCGACCGCTCGATCGAACTCCAGATCGAGATCGGGATCGACCGGCTCCTTCATCGCGAGCGCATCGGCGAGGCTCACCCGGGGCTTCTCGAGCCGGCGATACGCCGCGATCGACATGAGAACGTACGCCGGTTCGCCTCGGTCGGTGATGAGGACCGGCGCCTCATCGGCGGCCCGCTTCGCCGCGCTGACGTCCCGGTTGAAGTCGCGGGCGGATATCGACCTGTTCACCATGTCAGTCATCGCGCGCCTCCTGGTAGGTAAGTGCCTACCAAACTACGCTCGATGAAGCCCGCTCGCTACTGGGTCGCCAACCAGTCCAGGTACGCGGCGCCGCGGGGGGAGAGCTCGTAGCCGACCTCGTGGCTGATCGTTAGGCCCATGCCCTTGAGCTTGCGGATGTCCGCCTTCATGGGCAGCAGCTCGACGCCGCGCTCGGCGGCGAGCTCCTTCGAGACGATGTGCGGGTGGTCGCGGATCCAGGCGAGGATGTCGCGGGTCCACGGGCCGGTCTCGCGGGCATCGAGCCGCGCCAGGCGTCGCGCGATCGCCGCGAGCTCGGCGTCGTCGGGGAGTTCCTCCCGCAGCGCGAGCCGCGGGTCCTCGCCGGCCCATTCCAGGTGGACGCGGTAGACGTGTTCGCCGCCGCGGGCGGACCGCTCCCGGCGGGGCGCATCGGGGTCGCGGGGCGTGAGCAGTTTGCGCAGCGCCGCCGCGTCCTTGACGCCCGCGGCGCGCGCGGCGCGGTCGCTGATCCTCTCGACGTCCGGCACGCGGGTGACGCGGGTGAAGCGCAGCAGCCCGGCCGGGGTGAGCTGGGTGCCGCCGACCTTGACCCGCGGCGTGTCCCAGCGCCGGTACTGCGTGGTGATGCGGCCGTCGCGGACGCCCTCGGCCACGGCCTTCGGAATCAGCATGGCTTCAGTCTGCGCGCCGCGCGACCACGTCGCGACAGATCTCCATGTGCCCGGTGTGCTGGGCCAGCTCGCGCAGCATGTGGGTGAGCACCCATTCCGGCGTCGCCGTGGCGGCGTTGCGCCGCGTGGTGCCGGTGGCGCCGGGGTTGCGGATCCCGGTGGCCGCGACCGCGGCCCAGCGCGGGACGTCCGTGCGCAGCCGGGCGACGATCGCCCGGGCCTCGGCGACGGTGCCGGTCGCACGGAACTCCGTGGACCGCTCGCGGGGGATGTCCTCCCCGGCCATCAGCGAGCCGCCCCAGTAGCCGAGCGCCCCGCCGACGTGCGTGACGAGCGCGAACACGGTGTTCACGCCGGGGACCGGAGGCGCCGCGTTGACGGTCGTGTCGTCCAGGTCGTCGAGCACGCGGTCGATCGTGTCCAGGGTCTCCGCGGCGACGTTGAGGAAGGCCGCGATCTGGCCGTCAGCCGCGGGCACGGGCGAGTCCTGCGATCGAGTCGATCAGATCGTCGAAGAAGGCCGCCTGATCGGTGGCGACGGCGACCTGCGCCGTGTCCGGCCGGTTCCAGCTGCCGTGCACGTCGGCGATCGTCGTTCCGCGGGTGAGTGATCCGGTGAGCTCCACGTCCACAGGGTAGGCCCGGGTCTCGGCGATCGTCGGATCCAGGGCGACGGCCGCGGCGAACGGGTCGTGCATGTGCGCGATGTAGCCGAGGTCGTGGTCGCGGTGGAACTCGAAGTAGAACCGCACGGCGTCGGAGGCGGCCCGGACGACGGGATTGCTCGCGGCCGACCGCGTACCGTCGGCGTCCTCGGGATCGAGGCACTCCGCCGGGCTGCTGCCCGCGGCGTCCGCGAGCCGCAGCAGGTGGTCGGGCGTCAGCTCGATGGTCTCGGTGAGGTCGAGCGGGCAGAGGATCGGGAGCGGGGTGCCGGTGCCGTCGAGCTCGCCGTACGCGCGCAGCACCTCCCACAGCGACTCGGGGTCGACGGCGACGTTCCACTCGGACGTGGGCGTGGTGTTGCCGGGGTGCCAGAAGACGCCGCCCATGATCACGAGGCGGCGCAGCCGGGCGAGGATCCCGGGGTCGTCGCGCAGGGCCAGCGCGAGGTTCGTGCACGGACCGGTCACCAGCGCGACGACCTCGCCGGGGTGGGCACGGGTCAGATCGGACCAGGCCTGCGGCCCCGTGATCTCCGACGGTCCGCGGCCCGGCGTCGGCAGCTCGGCGTAGCCGACACCGAACGGTCCGTGGGTCTCCTCGGTGGTCATCAGCGGGGTCGACAGCGGCGCGTCCGAGCCGGGGTGGACCTCGATGTCGGTGCGGCCCAGCAGTTCCAGCCAGGCGAGGTTGTTCTCCACGACCTGCGGCGCGGGCACGTTGCCGGCCGTCGAGACGATGCCGAGGAGATCCACACCGGGTTTGCTCAGCAGGTACAGCAGGGCCAGGGAGTCGTCGACGCCGGTGTCGCAGTCGAACAGGACCTTCGTTTCCGCCACATCGACGACCCTAGCGCCCGGCACCGACAGCGATCACCGCGGCGGAGGACCGCACCTCACCACGGCGACGGCTTGTAGTCCTTGAGGAAGCAGCCGTACAGGTCGACGCCGTTCTCGCCCTGGACGATCGGGTCGTACACGCGGGCGGCACCGTCGACCAGGTCGAGCGGGGCGCGGAAGCCCTCGTCGGCGAGCCGCATCTTGGTGTGATGCGGCCGCTCGTCGGTGATCCACCCGGTGTCGACGGCGGTCATGAGGATGCCGTCCTGCTCCAGCATCTCCCCGCTCGAGGTGCGGGTGAGCATGTTCAGCGCCGCCTTGGCCATGTTGGTGTGCGGGTGGCCGGGTCCCTTGTACCCGCGGCCGAACTGGCCCTCCATGGCGGAGACGTTGACGACGTACTTGCGGCGCGCGGGCGAGGCGGCCAGGGCCGGACGCAGCTTCGAGATGAGGATGAACGGTGCCACGGAGTTGCACAGCTGGACCTCGAGCAGCTCCAGCGGCTGCACCTCCTCGACGGTCTGCACCCAGGAGTTGGTGTGCACGAGGTCGGGCAGGAGGCCGCCCGCGTCGATGGCGGTGCCGTCCTCGATGCGCGCGGCGGACGACGAGCCGCCTCGCAGCGCGAGCGCGGTGAGCGCCGCCGGATCCAGGGCCGCGAGGTCGCCGGAGACGCCGCCGGTGTGCCCGTCGAGGGCCTCGGTCAGCGCGGCGGGATGCGCGGAGCTGGCGCGCCCGAACCGGATGATCCGGCTCGCGAGCTCGGGCGGCACCTCGCCGGCCTCGGCGTCGACGAGGGCGGAGTACGCACCGGGGGAACGGCGCACCGTCTGCGCGGCGTTGTTGATGATGATGTCCAGCGGCCCGCGCGCGGCGACGGCGTCCGCCAGTGCGCTGACCTGCGAGGGGTCGCGCAGGTCGATGCCCACGATGTGCAGGCGATCGAGCCACTCGGCGCTGTCGGCGAGCTCGGCGAAGCGGCGCGCGGCGTCGGTCGGGAAGCGGGTGGTGATGGTGAGGTCGGCACCGTCGCGCAACAGGCGCAGGGCGATGTACATGCCGATCTTGGCGCGGCCGCCGGTGAGCAGCGCGCGGCGTCCGGTGAGGTCGGTCGTCGCGTCGCGCTTGGCGTGGCTGAACGCGGCGCAGTCCGGGCACAGCTGGTGGTAGAACGCGTCGATCCGCGTGTACGGCTGCTTGCAGATGTAGCAGCTCTGCGGGCGCGACAGCTCGCCGGCGCTGTCGCCGGCGGTCGGCGTGGTCAGCAGGATGCCGGCGGTCTCGTCGTCGATGCGCTCGGCGTTGCCGGTGGCGGTGCGCTCGAGCACGTCGCGGTCGGCGGCCTTGACCTTCGCGCGGGCAGACTTGCGGCGCTCACGCTTGAGCAGCTTGAACATGTGCCCGACGGCGCGCTGCACCTCGACGGACTGCGGATCGCCGTCATCGAGCAGCGCGGCGGTCTCGAGCACGCGGTGGAACGCGGCGAGATCCTCCGCGGAGATCGGGGCGGTGGGTTCGGGCATGGGGACGATTGTCCCTCATCCGCCGAGGGGCACCGTCGCCTCGTGCGCCGTGAGGTCGACCA contains:
- a CDS encoding type II toxin-antitoxin system Phd/YefM family antitoxin gives rise to the protein MTDMVNRSISARDFNRDVSAAKRAADEAPVLITDRGEPAYVLMSIAAYRRLEKPRVSLADALAMKEPVDPDLDLEFDRAVASIDWTPREIDLS
- a CDS encoding AMP-binding protein — protein: MKFNLADVFEAVVDAVPERILLSFEGDQTSYAEMDGQANQVAHLFAANGIGAFDHVALFLKNSVEHVQSLLGLIKIRAVPVNVNYRYTAPELEYIFTNSDARGIIVEMPEHQRTLATLVDKLPELRTVFVIGETDPALAAAVDGADGVALVPFADAAAQSTERDFEERTGEEHYIIYTGGTTGYPKGVVWQHDDFFRKPLSAGVPYGGEPRQSLDEVGEGAKQFPPLAFLVAAPLMHGAAAYSLFTFFVLGSRIILERDFKAEQIVRNIKRDQTQTILIVGDAMGIPLVEEMEKQKDTADFSSLFSITSGGAIWSKHVRDRMAAIKPELILRDNFGASESGNDGVMTLDENGNLHAPPTDKMMVVDESFEQITETGQVGYIARVGNVPLGYYNDPEKSARTFPTLPDGRRISVLGDMGYPAEDGGIVFLGRGSQCINTGGEKVYAEEVEATLHGHPAIADALVVPVPDARYGQRVAAVISVAAGQERPSIEDVQTFARSELAGYKVPRTIVFVDQVKRTPAGKADYRWAKTTAEDAAQEASEGQPA
- a CDS encoding mycothiol transferase, with the translated sequence MPAADGQIAAFLNVAAETLDTIDRVLDDLDDTTVNAAPPVPGVNTVFALVTHVGGALGYWGGSLMAGEDIPRERSTEFRATGTVAEARAIVARLRTDVPRWAAVAATGIRNPGATGTTRRNAATATPEWVLTHMLRELAQHTGHMEICRDVVARRAD
- a CDS encoding nucleoside hydrolase — protein: MAETKVLFDCDTGVDDSLALLYLLSKPGVDLLGIVSTAGNVPAPQVVENNLAWLELLGRTDIEVHPGSDAPLSTPLMTTEETHGPFGVGYAELPTPGRGPSEITGPQAWSDLTRAHPGEVVALVTGPCTNLALALRDDPGILARLRRLVIMGGVFWHPGNTTPTSEWNVAVDPESLWEVLRAYGELDGTGTPLPILCPLDLTETIELTPDHLLRLADAAGSSPAECLDPEDADGTRSAASNPVVRAASDAVRFYFEFHRDHDLGYIAHMHDPFAAAVALDPTIAETRAYPVDVELTGSLTRGTTIADVHGSWNRPDTAQVAVATDQAAFFDDLIDSIAGLARARG
- a CDS encoding type II toxin-antitoxin system VapC family toxin; translation: MSFLLDTNVLSELRKASRADPRVLAWAGDQDSDRYFISVITLLEVERGVLRIERRDPAGGRTYRRWFDDEVLGVFADRTIPVDRPVARFAAQLHVPDPAPENDTLLAATAIFNGLTVITRNTKDFERAGVPVVNPWEFTG
- a CDS encoding SDR family NAD(P)-dependent oxidoreductase — encoded protein: MPEPTAPISAEDLAAFHRVLETAALLDDGDPQSVEVQRAVGHMFKLLKRERRKSARAKVKAADRDVLERTATGNAERIDDETAGILLTTPTAGDSAGELSRPQSCYICKQPYTRIDAFYHQLCPDCAAFSHAKRDATTDLTGRRALLTGGRAKIGMYIALRLLRDGADLTITTRFPTDAARRFAELADSAEWLDRLHIVGIDLRDPSQVSALADAVAARGPLDIIINNAAQTVRRSPGAYSALVDAEAGEVPPELASRIIRFGRASSAHPAALTEALDGHTGGVSGDLAALDPAALTALALRGGSSSAARIEDGTAIDAGGLLPDLVHTNSWVQTVEEVQPLELLEVQLCNSVAPFILISKLRPALAASPARRKYVVNVSAMEGQFGRGYKGPGHPHTNMAKAALNMLTRTSSGEMLEQDGILMTAVDTGWITDERPHHTKMRLADEGFRAPLDLVDGAARVYDPIVQGENGVDLYGCFLKDYKPSPW